The Ignavibacteriales bacterium genome has a window encoding:
- a CDS encoding Gfo/Idh/MocA family oxidoreductase gives MEKLRWGIVGTADIARQNWRAIFNSGNSIVTAVASRSIERSKQFIKTCQAENKFEVQPKAYSNYEQLIDAPDIDAVYIPLPTGLRKEWVLRTAKAGKHVLCEKPCGINLNDVQEMVETCQQNKVQFMDGVMFMHNPRLQRIRKVLDDSQSIGQIKRISSMFSFRAPEDYLRTNIRLHSELEPTGCLGDLGWYNIRFSLWAMKWHVPYAVTGRILSQRGGKTSPAPTPTDFSGELIFSNDTSADFYCSFLTAFQQWSTISGTKGSLSIPDFVHPVNIHEPSFDVNNIEARVKCCNCTSEHTESRIHAQDTLMIRNFVNQICSGQLNKEWPLMAVTTQRVLDACFKSAKNDSKLTLL, from the coding sequence ATGGAAAAACTTCGTTGGGGTATTGTAGGCACAGCAGACATAGCTCGTCAAAACTGGCGCGCTATTTTCAACAGCGGAAACTCTATTGTGACCGCTGTGGCAAGTCGTTCCATTGAACGGAGCAAGCAGTTTATTAAAACATGCCAGGCCGAGAATAAATTTGAAGTCCAGCCGAAGGCATATAGCAATTACGAGCAATTGATTGATGCACCGGATATCGATGCAGTATATATTCCGCTGCCGACCGGGTTACGCAAGGAGTGGGTTTTACGGACAGCCAAAGCAGGGAAGCATGTGCTCTGCGAAAAGCCATGCGGAATAAACTTAAACGATGTACAAGAGATGGTAGAAACCTGCCAGCAAAATAAAGTGCAATTTATGGATGGTGTGATGTTTATGCACAATCCTCGTCTACAGCGCATTCGCAAAGTACTGGACGATAGCCAGAGTATCGGTCAGATCAAGCGGATCTCTTCCATGTTTAGTTTCAGAGCCCCGGAAGACTATCTGCGCACGAACATCCGTCTGCACAGCGAACTTGAACCGACCGGTTGTCTTGGCGATCTTGGCTGGTATAACATTCGTTTTTCATTGTGGGCAATGAAGTGGCACGTACCCTATGCTGTCACAGGAAGAATTCTATCTCAGCGCGGCGGCAAGACAAGCCCCGCACCGACACCTACAGATTTTTCTGGAGAGCTCATATTTAGCAATGATACATCTGCCGATTTCTACTGTTCATTCTTGACAGCATTTCAACAGTGGAGCACTATCAGCGGAACGAAAGGGAGTTTGTCTATTCCTGATTTTGTCCATCCAGTGAACATCCATGAGCCATCGTTTGATGTGAATAATATCGAAGCGCGAGTTAAATGCTGCAATTGCACAAGTGAGCATACCGAAAGCAGAATTCATGCACAGGATACGCTCATGATCCGCAATTTTGTCAATCAGATCTGTTCGGGACAATTGAATAAAGAGTGGCCGTTAATGGCTGTAACAACACAACGCGTGCTGGATGCATGTTTTAAATCTGCAAAGAATGACAGTAAATTAACGTTGCTTTAA
- a CDS encoding VOC family protein, producing MITQLAHINFFSDQPEKMIDFYVHKLGLKIAFTLDNNKGVPFGWYIECGKTTFIEIFDQAGAVRQWGGSVAPLQHGNKYRHVCFEVKDIETYRELLIKRGVNISPVSVGMDNSKQAWIKDPDGNDIELMEYTPTSFQRGRAVKN from the coding sequence ATGATTACCCAACTAGCCCACATCAATTTTTTTTCTGATCAACCTGAAAAAATGATTGATTTCTATGTCCATAAACTCGGATTAAAAATTGCATTTACTCTTGATAACAATAAGGGTGTGCCCTTTGGTTGGTATATTGAGTGCGGCAAGACAACGTTCATCGAAATATTTGATCAAGCCGGTGCAGTCCGGCAATGGGGCGGCAGCGTAGCGCCATTACAGCATGGAAATAAATACCGGCATGTATGTTTTGAGGTGAAGGATATAGAAACGTACAGGGAGCTTCTGATCAAAAGAGGGGTGAATATTTCACCTGTGTCAGTTGGGATGGATAATTCGAAACAGGCATGGATTAAAGATCCGGATGGCAACGACATCGAATTGATGGAATATACTCCGACAAGTTTTCAGAGAGGCCGTGCAGTTAAAAATTGA
- a CDS encoding DUF3667 domain-containing protein, giving the protein MHRTFSKRKYSVCANCSTRIETSYTYCPHCGQANHDLNVPLRHFLEETLEGIFHFDTKSVRTVQTLAFKPGFVTSEFIKGKRARYVAPVRLYIFISFLFFLLLSLLSGKHESVSPADSPSTHIGITFYNINSQELRGLQYAQLDSLIQSRGIALSVLNRYIVRQMARIGTEGQEGFNHFLVKGISYMMFALMPLFAFFIFLLNRKKAQYYIGTLVFSIHYHSFLFLLLIVSLVVNRIVGTSLTLVAPIIICPIYLYLALKHMYDGSRMEMIGQTLLIGILQLISMALLFLVTIFISLLIF; this is encoded by the coding sequence ATGCATCGAACTTTTTCAAAACGGAAATATTCGGTATGTGCAAATTGCAGCACGCGGATTGAAACATCATACACGTATTGTCCGCACTGCGGACAGGCGAACCACGATCTCAACGTCCCGCTGCGGCATTTCCTGGAAGAGACGCTGGAAGGAATTTTCCATTTCGATACAAAATCCGTTCGGACAGTACAAACACTAGCGTTCAAGCCCGGGTTTGTGACTTCAGAATTCATCAAAGGGAAACGTGCACGGTATGTTGCTCCTGTCAGGCTGTACATCTTCATTAGTTTTCTGTTTTTTCTTCTTTTATCGTTGCTGTCCGGTAAGCATGAGTCGGTCTCTCCAGCGGATTCACCATCGACTCACATTGGCATAACATTCTATAATATTAATTCCCAGGAGTTGCGGGGGCTTCAGTATGCACAACTTGATTCTCTCATTCAATCCCGCGGCATTGCTCTGTCAGTACTGAATAGATACATAGTGCGTCAAATGGCACGAATCGGAACGGAAGGACAGGAAGGATTCAATCACTTTTTGGTGAAGGGGATTTCATATATGATGTTTGCATTGATGCCTTTATTTGCATTTTTTATTTTCCTTCTGAACCGCAAGAAGGCACAGTATTACATCGGCACCTTGGTGTTTTCAATCCATTATCATAGTTTTTTATTCCTTTTGCTCATCGTATCCTTGGTTGTGAATCGGATTGTTGGGACATCGTTGACATTGGTGGCGCCCATCATCATTTGTCCGATCTACCTCTATCTGGCATTGAAGCATATGTATGATGGGTCACGGATGGAAATGATTGGACAGACCCTGCTTATTGGTATATTGCAATTGATTTCGATGGCTCTTCTATTTTTAGTAACGATATTTATCAGTTTGTTGATATTCTAA
- a CDS encoding ATP-dependent 6-phosphofructokinase yields the protein MKNTLKRIGILTGGGDCPGLNAVIRSIAKPAMTQFNSIVIGILDGFEGLVEGRMRELTPKDVGGIVNMGGTILGTSNKGNPFQFPVETPQGIEVLDYSHHAIQNYRDWNLDALIAVGGDGTMHIVDRFTELGLNFIGVPKTIDNDLSATDVTFGYDSAVSVATEAIDRLHTTASSHHRVMVVEVMGRYAGWIALGSGIAGGADAILIPEIPFKWDKVYEHVLLRSKRGNRFSIICVAEGARSAEGDVVVKEMDKKRTDPVRLGGIGDLVGRKIEEATGLETRVVVLGHVLRGGSPTPYDRILATRFGAMALELAAQGKFGYMVSLRGTEVVAVPVKEAILKLRTVPLDSQYIQAAKMVGTSFGD from the coding sequence ATGAAAAATACTTTAAAGAGAATCGGAATTCTTACCGGCGGCGGCGATTGCCCAGGCTTGAATGCGGTTATTCGTAGTATCGCGAAACCAGCAATGACACAATTTAATTCGATAGTCATTGGGATTTTGGATGGCTTTGAAGGTCTTGTGGAAGGAAGGATGCGTGAATTAACACCGAAAGATGTCGGCGGTATTGTCAATATGGGCGGAACAATTCTTGGTACTTCCAACAAAGGAAATCCTTTTCAGTTTCCCGTGGAGACACCGCAGGGCATCGAAGTGTTGGATTATTCGCATCATGCCATTCAGAATTACCGCGACTGGAATTTGGATGCGCTTATTGCCGTCGGCGGAGATGGAACGATGCACATCGTTGATCGCTTCACAGAACTTGGTCTCAATTTTATAGGTGTTCCGAAAACTATCGACAATGATCTTTCTGCGACGGATGTGACGTTTGGATATGATTCCGCTGTCTCAGTTGCAACCGAAGCAATTGATCGTCTTCATACGACTGCTTCCTCACACCATCGTGTCATGGTAGTAGAAGTGATGGGACGGTATGCGGGATGGATTGCACTTGGCTCTGGAATTGCCGGTGGTGCGGATGCGATTCTGATTCCGGAAATCCCGTTTAAGTGGGATAAGGTTTATGAACATGTCCTTCTTCGCAGTAAGCGCGGAAATCGTTTCAGCATCATTTGTGTTGCAGAAGGAGCGAGGTCTGCCGAGGGTGATGTCGTCGTGAAAGAAATGGATAAAAAACGTACCGACCCTGTTCGTTTAGGTGGAATCGGTGATCTTGTTGGACGAAAGATTGAAGAGGCAACCGGACTTGAGACACGCGTTGTCGTGTTGGGACATGTTTTGCGCGGCGGCAGTCCAACTCCATACGATCGTATCCTTGCTACAAGATTTGGTGCTATGGCGCTTGAATTGGCAGCGCAAGGTAAATTCGGATACATGGTCAGTCTGCGCGGAACCGAAGTTGTTGCCGTGCCTGTAAAAGAAGCTATATTAAAACTCCGAACTGTACCGCTCGATTCGCAATATATACAAGCTGCAAAAATGGTCGGGACTTCATTCGGAGACTAA
- the aat gene encoding leucyl/phenylalanyl-tRNA--protein transferase has product MQAHSSHIKIIDPQFLCTAYCNGYFPMADSKTGEINWYSPDPRTIFDLNEFHVPRSLTLTLKKKDFEVCINKRFEEVMRACAEREETWISETIIQSYIQLHQLGLAHSVETWKNDKLVGGLYGVAIRGAFFGESMFSRLRDGSKIALVNLVKRMKERGFTLLDTQYLTPHLEKFGAREIPRSEYMKRLEESLTITCSFTDEEL; this is encoded by the coding sequence ATGCAGGCGCATTCGTCGCACATAAAGATCATTGATCCACAATTTTTGTGTACAGCATACTGCAACGGCTATTTTCCGATGGCAGATTCGAAGACAGGGGAAATAAATTGGTACTCACCAGATCCCCGTACGATTTTTGATTTGAATGAATTTCATGTTCCTCGCAGTCTCACACTAACGCTGAAGAAGAAAGATTTTGAAGTTTGTATTAATAAGCGTTTTGAAGAAGTAATGCGAGCGTGTGCGGAACGAGAGGAAACGTGGATTTCGGAAACAATTATTCAAAGCTATATTCAGCTTCATCAGCTCGGGCTTGCTCACAGTGTTGAAACATGGAAAAATGATAAACTCGTTGGCGGCCTGTATGGTGTTGCAATTCGCGGAGCATTTTTTGGCGAATCGATGTTCAGTCGACTGCGGGATGGTTCTAAGATTGCACTGGTGAATCTTGTAAAAAGAATGAAGGAACGCGGATTTACATTGCTCGATACTCAGTATCTCACACCGCATTTGGAAAAATTTGGAGCGCGCGAGATTCCGCGCAGCGAATATATGAAACGATTGGAAGAATCGCTCACCATCACTTGTTCATTCACAGACGAGGAATTATGA
- a CDS encoding phosphoribosylaminoimidazolesuccinocarboxamide synthase codes for MISNIMEPVITQTNFPALKLKNRGKVRDIYDFDDALLIVATDRLSAFDVIMNEGIPYKGKVLTQISDFWFDQTKDIIQNHLISSIVYDFPSACKPYWDSLNDRSMFVKKTNPLPVECIVRGYLSGSGWIEYQKSKNVCGIQLPDGLVESSKLPEPIFTPTTKEEVGKHDENISFEKMTNIIGKELSENVRDISLKIYRHGAEIAEKKGIIIADTKMEFGLNENGELILIDELLTPDSSRFWPQDKYEAGRAQESYDKQFVRDYLLSIDFNKKPPAPKLPIDVVLKTSALYLEALKRLSGRTLV; via the coding sequence ATGATAAGCAATATTATGGAACCGGTTATCACGCAAACAAATTTCCCCGCATTGAAATTGAAAAATCGCGGCAAAGTACGCGATATCTATGATTTCGATGATGCATTACTTATTGTGGCAACTGACCGCCTCTCAGCGTTTGATGTTATAATGAACGAAGGCATTCCCTATAAAGGAAAAGTGCTCACGCAAATATCCGATTTCTGGTTTGACCAAACGAAGGACATCATCCAGAATCATCTCATTTCTTCGATTGTGTATGATTTCCCTTCTGCGTGCAAGCCGTATTGGGATTCTCTGAACGACCGTTCAATGTTTGTGAAGAAAACGAATCCATTGCCTGTTGAGTGCATCGTGCGCGGGTACCTCTCTGGGTCCGGCTGGATTGAATATCAGAAAAGTAAAAATGTATGCGGTATTCAATTGCCGGATGGACTCGTTGAATCGTCGAAGCTTCCAGAACCGATTTTCACACCGACGACGAAGGAAGAAGTCGGCAAACACGACGAGAATATTTCATTCGAAAAGATGACCAATATCATTGGAAAAGAACTTTCTGAGAACGTGAGAGACATCTCCTTGAAAATTTATCGTCATGGAGCAGAGATAGCGGAGAAGAAGGGCATTATTATTGCCGACACCAAGATGGAATTTGGATTAAATGAAAACGGTGAATTGATACTTATTGACGAATTGCTCACGCCGGATTCATCTCGCTTCTGGCCGCAGGATAAATATGAGGCTGGCCGTGCACAAGAAAGCTACGATAAGCAGTTCGTTCGTGATTATCTTCTTTCAATCGATTTCAACAAAAAACCGCCTGCACCCAAATTACCCATTGATGTGGTTTTAAAAACCTCGGCACTTTATTTGGAAGCACTGAAACGATTGAGCGGAAGAACATTGGTTTAA
- a CDS encoding archease yields MKPPFEILEHPSDLGIEARGATMAEAFQNAARGLMSIIAGSSKVKADEKRLISIIARDRENLLVRWLTEILYLYDGEKFLTADVKFDMMNNTSLQATVLGQQFDASKHELNLDVKAITYHQLMVKKLGDLWIARVFVDI; encoded by the coding sequence TTGAAACCGCCCTTTGAAATCCTTGAACACCCATCCGATCTTGGAATAGAAGCTCGCGGCGCAACAATGGCGGAAGCATTCCAAAATGCTGCGCGCGGATTAATGTCGATCATTGCCGGATCATCAAAAGTTAAAGCGGACGAAAAGCGATTGATTTCTATTATTGCACGTGATCGTGAAAATTTGTTAGTACGTTGGCTGACAGAAATTCTCTACCTGTATGATGGTGAAAAATTTTTAACAGCCGATGTAAAGTTTGATATGATGAATAATACTTCATTGCAAGCAACTGTTCTTGGTCAACAGTTTGATGCATCGAAACATGAACTCAACCTTGACGTCAAAGCAATTACCTATCATCAACTGATGGTTAAAAAGCTCGGTGATCTTTGGATAGCACGCGTGTTTGTGGACATCTAA
- a CDS encoding RtcB family protein, protein MTLQKLDDYRYLIPKSFKGGMRIEGLIYASDTLIKAIEHDETLNQVANVATLPGFVGRSLAMPDAHQGYGFAIGGVAAADIEKGVVSAGGVGFDINCGVRLLASDFSREDVNDKLDELLNQMFRDIPCGAGKSGIIDLSYEQLDEVLKYGARWAVENGYGSEEDIDHIEECGRMIKADSNAVSKRAKQRGRDQLGTLGSGNHFIELQCVQEIFNEEAAELFGLRLHQIVVMIHSGSRGLGHQVCTDYLEVMQEAMPHYGIKVIDRQLACVPIGSKEGQSYLKAMGAAANFAFANRQMMSHWTRQVFGRVLGSSNLRLVYDVTHNIAKEETHSVGGRVLVHRKGATRAFPKHNPDIPKDYYTIGQPVLIPGSMGTCSYVLVGTERAMAETFGSTCHGAGRSMSRHAAKKDMSADQLIHDLKQKGIHVRGASKSGLTEEKPDAYKDVSAVVDVVHNAGISLKVAKMVPVGVIKG, encoded by the coding sequence ATGACGTTGCAGAAATTAGACGACTATCGGTATTTGATCCCAAAATCCTTCAAGGGTGGAATGAGGATTGAGGGATTAATTTACGCGAGTGACACGTTAATTAAAGCGATTGAACATGATGAGACACTCAATCAAGTTGCGAATGTAGCAACACTTCCTGGATTTGTTGGACGCTCGCTTGCTATGCCGGATGCGCATCAAGGGTATGGCTTTGCAATTGGCGGTGTGGCGGCAGCGGATATCGAAAAAGGTGTGGTCTCCGCAGGCGGTGTTGGTTTCGATATCAACTGTGGTGTGCGGTTGCTTGCTTCCGATTTTTCACGGGAAGATGTGAATGATAAACTTGATGAGTTGCTCAATCAGATGTTCCGGGATATCCCATGCGGTGCTGGAAAATCAGGAATTATTGATTTGTCGTATGAGCAGCTTGATGAAGTATTGAAGTATGGCGCTCGTTGGGCAGTGGAAAACGGCTATGGTTCCGAAGAAGATATTGACCATATTGAAGAGTGCGGGAGAATGATCAAGGCAGATTCAAATGCCGTGAGCAAGCGCGCGAAGCAACGCGGACGAGATCAACTTGGTACGCTTGGTTCTGGCAATCATTTTATCGAACTACAGTGCGTACAAGAAATATTTAATGAAGAAGCAGCAGAACTTTTTGGTTTGCGGCTTCATCAGATCGTCGTGATGATCCACAGCGGCTCTCGCGGACTTGGTCACCAAGTGTGCACAGATTATCTGGAGGTCATGCAAGAAGCGATGCCGCACTATGGCATCAAAGTTATCGATCGGCAGCTTGCATGTGTACCGATCGGGTCGAAAGAAGGGCAAAGTTATTTGAAGGCAATGGGCGCAGCAGCAAACTTTGCATTTGCTAATCGCCAGATGATGAGTCATTGGACCCGGCAGGTGTTTGGACGTGTGCTTGGCTCAAGTAATCTGCGACTGGTGTATGATGTAACCCATAACATTGCAAAAGAAGAAACACATAGCGTTGGAGGACGAGTGCTGGTGCATAGAAAAGGAGCCACGCGCGCCTTCCCAAAACACAATCCCGATATTCCAAAAGACTATTATACAATAGGACAACCAGTGCTGATTCCCGGCAGTATGGGAACTTGCTCGTATGTGTTAGTCGGAACAGAACGGGCAATGGCAGAGACATTCGGTTCTACGTGCCATGGAGCCGGACGTTCAATGAGTCGGCATGCAGCAAAAAAAGATATGAGCGCGGATCAATTGATTCATGATCTGAAACAAAAGGGAATTCATGTGCGTGGTGCGTCGAAGAGTGGTCTCACAGAAGAGAAGCCGGATGCGTATAAAGATGTCAGCGCGGTGGTAGATGTTGTTCACAATGCGGGTATTTCTTTGAAGGTAGCAAAGATGGTGCCAGTTGGAGTGATAAAAGGATAA
- the apbC gene encoding iron-sulfur cluster carrier protein ApbC yields the protein MLKLTEENILESLKQVKDPDLHRTIVELGFVKNLVITGNNIKFDLQLTTPACPVRDQFIADCEKAIRGAIDEVGKIDITMTSNVQRNTHAQKDNILSGVKNTIAVASGKGGVGKSTVAVNLAVALALDGAKVGLVDADVYGPSIPLMFGINERPKVLDNKLQPLERYGVKVMSIGFLVDPMEAVIWRGPMASGAVKQFMSDVNWGDLDYLIFDLPPGTGDIQLTLVQTIPLTGAVIVTTPQDVALADAKKGLVMFNKVNVPVLGIVENMSYFICSHCGQRENIFDSGGGKRTAEELNVPFLGEIPIDTKVRIGGDKGNPIVHGEPNSQQGKIIQGIARQLAAQISIQYLGTPSMPKIEILVPNQN from the coding sequence ATGTTAAAATTAACTGAAGAAAATATTCTAGAATCACTGAAACAAGTTAAAGATCCTGATTTACACCGTACCATTGTAGAACTCGGATTTGTGAAGAACCTGGTTATTACAGGAAACAATATCAAGTTCGATTTACAGCTCACAACGCCTGCGTGTCCGGTGCGAGATCAATTTATTGCTGATTGCGAGAAGGCAATTCGCGGCGCCATTGATGAAGTCGGGAAGATCGATATCACTATGACTTCAAACGTCCAGCGAAACACTCATGCGCAAAAGGACAACATTTTATCCGGTGTGAAGAATACCATTGCTGTTGCAAGCGGTAAAGGCGGTGTCGGTAAATCGACTGTCGCAGTGAATCTTGCTGTTGCGTTGGCTCTGGATGGTGCGAAGGTTGGACTTGTTGATGCTGACGTTTACGGTCCAAGTATCCCGCTTATGTTTGGTATCAACGAGCGGCCAAAAGTATTGGATAATAAACTTCAACCATTGGAACGATACGGCGTTAAAGTGATGTCGATCGGTTTCCTTGTAGACCCCATGGAAGCGGTTATTTGGCGCGGACCGATGGCAAGCGGCGCAGTGAAGCAATTTATGTCTGATGTCAATTGGGGCGATTTGGATTATCTTATTTTCGATCTGCCCCCGGGCACAGGCGACATTCAGCTTACGCTCGTGCAAACAATTCCGTTGACAGGTGCAGTAATAGTTACAACACCGCAGGATGTGGCACTTGCCGATGCGAAGAAGGGACTGGTAATGTTCAATAAAGTGAATGTTCCGGTGCTGGGCATCGTTGAAAATATGAGTTACTTCATTTGCAGTCACTGCGGTCAGCGCGAAAATATATTTGACAGCGGCGGTGGCAAGCGAACGGCAGAAGAACTCAATGTTCCATTCCTTGGCGAAATTCCAATTGACACGAAGGTACGGATCGGCGGAGATAAGGGTAACCCCATTGTTCACGGAGAACCGAATTCCCAACAGGGGAAAATTATTCAAGGCATAGCGCGGCAGCTTGCGGCACAAATCAGTATTCAATATCTTGGAACGCCATCGATGCCAAAGATAGAGATATTGGTTCCTAATCAGAATTAA
- a CDS encoding NifU family protein has translation MVTKEAIEASLERLRIFLAIDGGNVQLVQIKDNGIVEVRLLGSCAGCPMSIMTLRAGIERALMIEHPEVTRVEQVK, from the coding sequence GTGGTAACAAAAGAAGCCATTGAAGCGAGTCTTGAGCGCCTGCGTATATTTCTTGCAATCGATGGGGGAAATGTTCAATTAGTACAGATTAAAGATAATGGCATTGTTGAAGTACGATTGCTTGGATCGTGCGCTGGCTGTCCGATGTCGATCATGACACTGCGGGCTGGTATCGAACGAGCATTAATGATCGAGCACCCGGAAGTAACACGCGTAGAGCAGGTAAAATAA
- the ftsE gene encoding cell division ATP-binding protein FtsE yields the protein MIDLQNVSVSFDNQHVLNSINFSMKQSEFVYLVGQTGMGKSTLMRLMYFDLLPSSGKVRIASYDSATITSRQIPRIRRRLGIVFQDFKLLEDRTVYDNVAFALFVTNARRSEIKKKVLHVLADVGLSHKRYQMPHELSGGEQQRVVIARALVNEPVVLLADEPTGNLDPTSSAEIMELLTKINMRGTAILMATHNYDLVKKYPARVVQLKEGKLSEVEMKKGK from the coding sequence ATGATTGATCTACAAAACGTTAGTGTTTCATTTGACAACCAGCATGTGCTTAACAGTATAAATTTTTCAATGAAACAAAGCGAGTTTGTCTATTTGGTAGGTCAGACAGGTATGGGAAAAAGTACACTAATGCGTTTGATGTATTTTGATCTCCTGCCATCCTCCGGCAAAGTAAGGATTGCCAGTTATGATTCTGCAACCATCACAAGCCGCCAAATACCGCGTATACGGCGGCGGCTTGGAATCGTTTTCCAGGACTTTAAACTGCTGGAAGACCGCACGGTGTATGACAATGTCGCATTTGCGCTGTTTGTAACGAATGCACGGCGCAGTGAAATCAAAAAGAAAGTATTGCACGTCCTTGCAGATGTCGGCTTGAGTCATAAACGTTATCAGATGCCGCACGAATTATCCGGCGGAGAACAACAGCGCGTTGTCATCGCGCGGGCTCTCGTGAATGAGCCGGTCGTTCTCTTAGCAGATGAGCCCACAGGTAATCTTGATCCGACATCTTCTGCAGAAATCATGGAACTACTCACAAAAATTAATATGCGCGGGACTGCCATCTTAATGGCAACCCATAATTACGATCTCGTTAAGAAATATCCTGCCAGAGTTGTTCAATTGAAGGAAGGAAAACTTTCAGAAGTGGAAATGAAAAAAGGAAAGTAA
- the pdxA gene encoding 4-hydroxythreonine-4-phosphate dehydrogenase PdxA: MKPVIALTIGDFNGVGPELALKAALNHLVLKSCTPLLVGPLRVFEHSARQFKMKLKFERATLATLQHLPPHTIPIVDVGDGIGADIQYGIPTKASGRSAGIALERAVELCLQNKVAAMVTAPVSKEALNSAGFNFPGQTEMIALLTRSQSVAMMLISDTMRVGLVTIHTGLKNVAAQISKEKIIEKIAIIDDSLKKDFRLKKPKLAILALNPHCGENGLIGTEENEIIIPAIAESQAAGICAEGPFPADAFFGNRSYENFEAFVAMYHDQGLIPLKMSSFGKGVNFSAGLKIIRTSPDHGTAYDIAGKNKATLSSMLEAIKLALTISKNRRKYD, from the coding sequence TTGAAACCGGTTATAGCACTTACCATAGGCGATTTTAACGGTGTAGGCCCTGAACTCGCACTCAAAGCAGCACTCAATCATTTAGTACTAAAAAGCTGTACTCCTCTGCTTGTTGGTCCTCTCAGAGTATTTGAACACTCGGCAAGACAATTTAAAATGAAATTGAAATTTGAAAGAGCGACTCTTGCAACGCTCCAGCATTTACCACCACATACAATTCCCATTGTTGATGTTGGCGACGGTATTGGCGCTGATATCCAATATGGCATTCCGACCAAAGCTTCTGGAAGATCGGCCGGAATCGCCCTTGAACGAGCTGTTGAATTGTGTTTGCAAAATAAAGTAGCTGCAATGGTCACTGCACCAGTTTCCAAAGAGGCACTCAATTCTGCCGGCTTTAATTTTCCCGGTCAGACAGAAATGATTGCTCTGCTGACCCGCTCCCAGAGTGTGGCCATGATGCTGATCTCAGACACGATGCGTGTCGGATTGGTGACAATCCATACCGGGTTGAAGAACGTTGCAGCACAAATATCCAAGGAAAAAATCATTGAGAAGATTGCCATTATCGATGATTCGCTGAAGAAAGATTTTCGATTGAAAAAACCAAAACTCGCCATCCTCGCGCTCAATCCGCATTGCGGCGAGAATGGACTTATAGGAACAGAAGAGAATGAAATTATCATTCCTGCAATTGCTGAATCTCAAGCAGCGGGAATTTGTGCCGAAGGTCCTTTTCCCGCCGATGCATTTTTTGGCAACCGCTCGTATGAAAATTTCGAAGCTTTTGTTGCGATGTACCACGATCAAGGATTAATTCCATTAAAGATGAGTTCTTTTGGAAAAGGCGTGAACTTCTCGGCCGGGCTCAAAATTATACGCACATCACCAGACCACGGCACTGCATACGATATTGCCGGAAAGAACAAAGCCACTCTTTCGAGCATGCTCGAAGCAATCAAACTAGCGCTCACCATATCAAAGAATAGGCGGAAGTATGATTGA